From the genome of Populus alba chromosome 10, ASM523922v2, whole genome shotgun sequence, one region includes:
- the LOC118044611 gene encoding uncharacterized protein, with the protein MEFFTKTKAVKLRSHLEKYLIADDDLETARQTRHGSSRKAAIWFVELVDEKSHVIRLKSSYGRYLTASDMPFLLGMTGKKVIQTELSENNFDNWKLEWEPIRDGFQVKLKSWCGKFLRANGGTPPWRNSVTHDEPHTGSTRKWILWDIEAAQEIGNDSLKDYLSSMSSFSTVSDDVLDAISDDYKGSEAGSPISVVSSGRTPRLTLLKSMSPRLSLSSTKTNSAKFRSGMDFFNKAKAVRLRSHHEKYLLAEDDEESVIQDRDGSSKTARWIVELVPGSDFIIRLKSCYGKYLTASNQPFLLGMTGRKVLQTLPRRLDSSVEWEPVREGGQMKLKTRYGNFLRANGGLPPWRNSVTHDIPHRTSTQDWVLWDVDVLEIQVHQSPTGHAPDLNKIMSHADSLDFESTSPTSLSIKSGNFSRQESSDSHVTSPRKSEGRTIYYHVADESGEVDDDATVGYSLNFKGNGVDELTQKLKEDTGLEDIIVCTRSPLNAKLYPLRLQLPPNNADMHVILVQSSSNAARDFAKQGVPL; encoded by the exons ATGGAGTTTTTTACCAAAACAAAGGCAGTTAAGCTCCGGAGCCACCTTGAAAAGTACTTGATCGCAGACGACGACCTAGAAACTGCTCGCCAAACACGACACGGCTCATCACGCAAAGCAGCCATATGGTTCGTGGAGTTAGTCGATGAAAAAAGCCATGTTATTCGACTCAAAAGCAGCTATGGCAGATACCTCACAGCCTCTGACATGCCCTTTTTATTAGGCATGACAGGGAAGAAAGTGATCCAGACAGAGCTGTCTGAAAATAATTTTGACAACTGGAAGCTGGAATGGGAGCCTATAAGAGACGGGTTTCaggttaaacttaaaagctggTGTGGCAAGTTCTTGCGAGCTAACGGAGGGACACCGCCGTGGAGAAACTCGGTCACTCACGATGAGCCACACACTGGTTCGACGAGAAAATGGATTCTTTGGGATATTGAGGCGGCACAAGAGATTGGAAATGATTCCTTGAAGGATTACTTGTCGTCTATGTCGAGCTTTTCTACAGTGTCCGATGATGTTCTTGACGCTATTTCGGATGATTATAAGGGATCGGAAGCCGGGTCACCGATATCGGTTGTGTCGTCCGGGAGGACTCCGAGATTGACCCTATTAAAGTCAATGTCTCCAAGATTGTCTTTGTCCTCAACTAAG ACCAACTCCGCCAAGTTCCGGTCAGGGATGGATTTCTTCAACAAAGCAAAAGCCGTCCGTCTCCGCAGCCACCATGAAAAGTACCTTCTCGCCGAAGATGATGAGGAGTCCGTGATCCAAGACCGAGACGGATCCTCCAAGACCGCAAGATGGATTGTCGAACTTGTACCTGGATCTGACTTCATCATCCGCCTCAAGTCCTGCTACGGTAAATATCTCACTGCTTctaatcagccttttcttttggGCATGACGGGTCGCAAGGTCCTTCAGACTCTTCCCAGACGCCTTGACTCGTCCGTCGAGTGGGAGCCCGTTAGAGAAGGGGGTCAGATGAAGCTCAAGACCCGATATGGGAACTTCCTGAGAGCTAATGGGGGGTTGCCACCTTGGAGAAACTCGGTTACTCATGACATCCCTCATAGGACTTCTACACAAGATTGGGTCCTTTGGGATGTTGATGTTCTGGAGATTCAAGTACATCAGTCTCCTACTGGTCATGCGCCTGATCTGAACAAAATCATGTCTCATGCCGATTCTCTGGATTTCGAGTCCACCTCTCCAACTTCTCTCTCTATCAAATCAGGAAATTTTTCAAGACAGGAG TCGAGTGATTCTCATGTGACTTCGCCGAGGAAATCAGAAGGGAGGACGATATACTACCATGTGGCTGATGAGAGTGGTGAGGTTGATGATGATGCAACGGTGGGTTACTCATTGAATTTTAAGGGAAATGGGGTTGATGAGTTGACTCAAAAATTGAAGGAAGACACGGGCCTTGAGGATATTATTGTGTGTACTCGTAGTCCCTTGAATGCAAAGCTTTATCCACTTCGATTGCAGCTTCCTCCAAACAATGCAGATATGCATGTTATTCTTGTTCAGTCATCGTCCAACG CGGCCAGGGATTTTGCAAAACAAGGAGTTCCTTTATGA